In Carassius gibelio isolate Cgi1373 ecotype wild population from Czech Republic chromosome B17, carGib1.2-hapl.c, whole genome shotgun sequence, a single window of DNA contains:
- the hectd1 gene encoding E3 ubiquitin-protein ligase HECTD1 isoform X2 has product MADVDPDTLLEWLQMGQGDERDMQLIALEQLCMLLLMSDNVDRCFETCPPRTFLPALCKIFLDESAPDNVLEVTARAITYYLDVSAECTRRIVGVDGAIKALCNRLVVVELNNRTSRDLAEQCVKVLELICTRESGAVFEAGGLNCVLSFIRDSGHLVHKDTLHSAMAVVSRLCSKMEPQDSSLETCVESLSSLLKHEDHQVSDGALRCFASLADRFTRRGVDPAPLAKHGLTEELLSRMAAAGGTASGPSSTCKPGRTSSGATPSAADSKLSNQVSTIVSLLSTLCRGSPLVTHDLLRSELPDSMESALQGDERCVLDTMRLVDLLLVLLFEGRKALPKSTAGSTGRIPGLRRLDSSGERSHRQLIDCIRSKDTDALIDAIDTGAFEVNFMDDVGQTLLNWASAFGTQEMVEFLCERGADVNRGQRSSSLHYAACFGRPQVAKTLLRHGANPDLRDEDGKTPLDKARERGHSEVVAILQSPGDWMCPVNKGDDKKKKDVKEEEEGSEPKGDPEMAPIYLKRLLPVFAQTFQQTMLPSIRKASLALIRKMVHYSSEVLLKEVCDSDAGHNLPTVLVEITATVLDQEDDDDGHLLALQIIRDLVDKGGDVFLDQLARLGVINKVSTLAGPTSDDENEEEAKPEKYDEPQEDAKEIQQGKPYHWRDWSIIRGRDCLYIWSDAAALELSNGSNGWFRFILDGKLATMYSSGSPEGGSDSSESRSEFLEKLQRARSQVKPVTTSQPILSTQGPTKLTVGNWSLTCLKEGEIAIHNSDGQQATILKEDLPGFVFESNRGTKHSFTAETSLGSEFVTGWTGKRGRKLKSKLEKTKQKVKTMARDLYDDHFKAVESMPRGVVVTLRNIATQLESAWELHTNRQCIEGENTWRDLMKTALENLIVVLKDENTISPYEMCSSGLVQALFTVLSNSVELDMKHDCKPLMERINVFKTAFTENEDDESRPAVALIRKLIAVLESIERLPLHLYDTPGSTYNLQILTRRLRFRLERAPGETALIDRTGRMLKMEPLATVESLEQYLLKMVAKQWYDFDRSSFIFVRKLREGQSFIFRHQHDFDENGIVYWIGTNAKTAYEWVNPAAYGLVVVTSSEGRNLPYGRLEDILSRDSSALNCHTNDDKNAWFAIDLGLWVIPSAYTLRHARGYGRSALRNWVFQVSKDGQNWMTLYTHVDDSSLNEPGSTATWPLDPSKDEKQGWRHIRIKQMGKNASGQTHYLSLSGLEIYGTVTGVCEDQLGKAVKEAEANLRRQRRLFRSQVMKYIVPGARVVRGIDWKWRDQDGNPAGEGTVTGEAHNGWIDVTWDAGGSNSYRMGAEGKFDLKLAPGYDPESAPSPKPVSSTVAGTPQSWSSLVKNNCPDKGGSSSIAGASSSSRKGSSSSVCSVASSSDISLSSTRVERRVESLLEQGIGIVGGPLGAEGQEPIVVLSTAEAGSASSTSTLTADTGSESGDRKTPAPDGTSRQSAESTAISMGIVSVSSPDVSSVSESSSKDAASQRPLCSATSARLSVSSLLAAGAPMSSSASVPNLSSREASLMESFVRRAPNMSRTNATNNMNLSRSSSDNNTNTLGRNVMSTATSPLMGAQSFPNLTTTGTTSTVTMSTSIVTSSNNVATATTGLSVGQLLSNTLTTSLTSTSSESDTGQEAEFSLYDFLDSCRANTLLAELDDEEDLPEPDDDDDENEDDNQEEQEYEEVLEEEEYETKGGRRRTWDDDFVLKRQFSALVPAFDPRPGRTNVQQTTDLEIPQPGTPRSEVQEEVECTPSPHLALILKVAGLGTTREVELPLNNYKSTIFYYVQKLLQLSCNGAIKPDKLRRIWEPTYTIMYRELKDSDKERESGKMGCWSVEHVEQYLGTDELPKNDLITYMQKNADSTFLRHWKLTGSNKSVRKNRNCSQLIAAYKDFCERGCRSSGLSSGTLSATQSCDILSAAREQAQAKAGSGQSACSVEDVLQLLRILFTIGGEPSSGRTLQEDVEELQFNASPEEFTSKKITTKILQQIEEPLALASGALPDWCEQLTSKCPFLIPFETRQLYFTCTAFGASRAIVWLQNRREATMERSRPSTTVRRDDPGEFRVGRLKHERVKVPRGESMMEWAESVMQIHADRKSVLEVEFQGEEGTGLGPTLEFYALVAAEFQRTSLGIWLCDDDFPDDESRQVDLGGGLKPPGYYVQRSCGLFPAPFPQDSDELERITKLFLFLGIFLAKCIQDNRLVDLPISQPFFKLLCMGDIKSNMSKLLYQTRVESDCHFSEIQSEASTEEGQDTYSVGSFDEDSKSEFILDPPKPKPPAWYHGILTWEDFELVNPHRAQFLKELKALSVKRRQILGNKSLSEDEKNTRLQDLMLRNPMGSGPPLSVDDLGLNFQFCPSSKVHGFSSVDLKPNGEDEMVTMENAEEYVELMFDFCMHTGIQKQMEAFREGFNKVFPMEKLSSFSHKEVQMILCGNQSPSWTAEDIVNYTEPKLGYTRDSPGFLRFVRVLCGMSSDERKAFLQFTTGCSTLPPGGLANLHPRLTVVRKVDATDASYPSVNTCVHYLKLPEYSSEEIMRERLLAATMEKGFHLN; this is encoded by the exons ATGGCGGACGTGGATCCGGACACATTGCTGGAGTGGCTGCAGATGGGACAGGGTGATGAGAGGGATATGCAGCTCATCGCCCTGGAGCAGCTCTGCATGCTGTTGCTCATGTCAGACAATGTTGACCGCTGCTTCGAAAC GTGTCCTCCACGGACGTTTCTCCCAGCTCTGTGTAAGATCTTCCTGGATGAGAGCGCACCAGATAATGTTCTGGAAGTGACAGCCAGGGCCATCACCTACTACCTGGACGTGTCCGCTGAATGCACCCGCAGGATTGTGGGAGTAGATGGAGCCATCAAAGCCCTGTGCAACCGGCTGGTGGTGGTGGAGCTCAACAACAGGACCAGCAGAGATCTGGCTGAACAATGTGTAAAG GTTCTGGAGCTGATCTGCACACGGGAGTCTGGAGCTGTATTTGAAGCGGGTGGATTGAACTGTGTACTAAGCTTCATTAGGGACAGCGGTCATCTTGTGCACAAGGACACATTGCACTCTGCCATGGCAGTAGTTTCTCGCCTCTGTAGCAAGATGGAGCCACAAGACTCTTCCCTAGAGACATGCGTGGAGTCCCTCTCTAGTCTGCTGAAACATGAAGACCATCAG GTGTCTGACGGAGCTCTGCGTTGCTTTGCTTCACTGGCGGACCGGTTTACACGGCGTGGAGTTGATCCAGCCCCATTAGCTAAGCATGGACTGACAGAAGAGCTGCTGTCCCGTATGGCTGCAGCAGGAGGGACGGCATCTGGACCCTCCTCCACCTGCAAGCCTGGCAGGACCTCTAGTGGAGCCACTCCATCTGCTGCAGACTCTAAACTGAGCAACCAAGTGTCCACCATTGTCAGCCTTCTGTCCACACTGTGCAGAGGCTCACCACTCGTCACACAT GATCTTCTGCGCTCAGAGCTGCCTGACTCTATGGAGAGTGCTCTGCAGGGGGATGAGCGCTGCGTGCTGGACACCATGCGGCTGGTGGACTTGCTGCTGGTGCTGCTCTTTGAGGGACGCAAGGCTTTGCCCAAATCTACAGCTGGTTCTACCGGCCGCATCCCTGGTCTGCGGCGTCTCGACAGCTCCGGGGAACGCTCCCACCGACAGCTTATTGACTGTATACGCAGCAAAGACACAGATGCTCTCATTGATGCCATTGACACCGGTG CATTCGAAGTGAATTTCATGGATGATGTAGGACAGACTCTCTTGAACTGGGCATCTGCATTTGGAACACAAGAGATG GTGGAGTTCCTCTGCGAGAGAGGTGCTGATGTCAATAGAGGCCAGAGGTCATCCTCTCTGCACTATGCTGCCTGTTTTGGCAGGCCACAAGTAGCCAAG ACATTACTGCGCCATGGGGCCAACCCTGACCTGAGAGATGAAGATGGGAAAACTCCGTTAGACAAAGCTAGAGAGAGAGGACACAGCGAGGTTGTAGCAATTCTCCAGTCTCCTG GAGACTGGATGTGTCCTGTCAACAAGGGCGATGACAAGAAAAAGAAGGATGttaaagaagaggaagagggcAGTGAGCCGAAAGGTGACCCTGAGATGGCGCCTATCTACCTGAAAAGGCTGCTCCCAGTATTTGCACAGACCTTTCAGCAAACCATGCTGCCTTCAATAAG AAAAGCTAGTTTAGCTCTGATCAGAAAGATGGTGCACTACAGTTCTGAAGTTCTACTTAAGGAAGTGTGTGACTCTGATGCTGGACACAACTTGCCCACTGTACTTGTGGAAATCACTGCAACTGTGCTGGATCAGGAG gatgatgatgatggtcaCCTGCTGGCACTGCAGATCATTAGGGATCTAGTGGATAAGGGAGGTGACGTGTTCTTAGATCAGCTTGCCAGGCTGGGTGTCATTAATAAAGTGTCCACTCTGGCAGGACCCACATCAGATGATGAAAATGAGGAAGAGGCCAAACCTGAGAAG TATGATGAACCACAAGAGGATGCCAAAGAGATCCAGCAGGGGAAGCCTTATCACTGGAGAGACTGGTCCATCATCAGAGGCAGGGACTGCCTTTATATCTGGAGTGATGCAGCTGCTTTGGAGCTTTCCAATGGCAGCAATGGTTGGTTCCGCTTCATCCTGGATGGAAAATTGGCCACCATGTACTCCAGTGGAAGCCCAGAGGGTGGCTCTGACAGCTCAG AGAGCAGAAGTGAATTTTTGGAGAAGCTGCAGCGTGCCAGAAGTCAGGTCAAACCGGTGACAACCAGTCAGCCCATCCTTTCCACACAGGGTCCTACCAAACTCACTGTGGGGAACTGGTCTCTAACTTGTCTGAAAGAGGGTGAGATTGCCATCCATAATTCAGATGGCCAGCAGGCCACCATCCTCAAAGAGGACCTACCAGGCTTTGTTTTTGAGTCAAACCGAGGCACTAAGCACTCTTTCACTGCAGAAACCTCTCTAG GGTCTGAGTTTGTTACTGGCTGGACTGGTAAGCGAGGAAGAAAGCTCAAATCCAAactggaaaaaacaaaacaaaag GTAAAGACCATGGCCAGAGATCTGTATGACGATCACTTCAAGGCTGTGGAGAGTATGCCGAGAGGTGTAGTGGTCACTCTAAGAAACATCGCCACACAGCTAGAGTCTGCTTGGGAGTTACATACTAACAGACAG TGCATTGAAGGTGAAAACACATGGCGAGACCTCATGAAAACAGCTTTGGAGAATTTAATAGTAGTTCTCAAAGATGAGAACACTATTTCTCCGTATGAAATGTGCAGCAGTGGTCTCGTGCAAGCACTTTTTACTGTCCTCAGCAAT AGTGTGGAACTAGACATGAAACATGATTGTAAGCCTCTGATGGAAAGAATAAATGTGTTCAAGACTGCATTTACTGAAAATGAAGATGACGAAAG CCGACCAGCTGTTGCCTTAATCCGCAAACTGATAGCAGTGTTGGAGTCAATTGAGCGGCTACCTCTCCACTTATATGATACACCAGGCTCAACATATAATTTACAG ATACTGACAAGGAGGTTACGCTTCCGCTTGGAGCGTGCTCCAGGTGAAACGGCCCTGATTGACCGAACTGGTCGAATGCTAAAGATGGAGCCGCTGGCCACTGTTGAGTCACTGGAGCAGTATCTGCTCAAAATG GTGGCCAAGCAGTGGTATGACTTTGACAGGTCCTCATTCATCTTTGTTAGGAAGCTCAGAGAGGGTCAGAGCTTCATCTTCAGGCACCAGCATGACTTTGACGAGAATGGAATTGTTTACTGGATTGGCACCAATGCGAA GACTGCATATGAATGGGTGAACCCCGCTGCGTACGGATTAGTGGTTGTGACTTCTTCCGAGGGCAGAAACCTGCCTTACGGCCGACTTGAAGACATCCTGAGCAGAGACAGCTCCGCCCTCAATTGTCACACCAACGATGACAAAAACGCTTGGTTTGCCATTGATCTTGGGTTATGGGTCATCCCCTCTGCATACACACTTCGCCACGCTCGTGGATATGGTCGATCCGCCCTCCGGAATTGGGTATTTCAAGTGTCCAAAGATGGTCAGAACTGGATGACACTCTACACCCATGTGGATGACAGCTCTCTCAATGAACCGGG GTCAACAGCCACATGGCCTCTGGATCCATCCAAAGATGAGAAGCAGGGCTGGAGACACATTCGTATTAAACAGATGGGGAAGAACGCCAGCGGACAAACACACTACCTCTCCCTGTCTGGTCTAGAGATCTATGGCACTGTTACTGGTGTCTGCGAGGACCAGCTAG GTAAAGCAGTGAAGGAGGCAGAGGCCAACCTGAGGAGGCAGCGCCGGCTCTTTCGCTCTCAGGTGATGAAGTACATTGTACCTGGTGCACGGGTGGTGCGCGGTATAGACTGGAAGTGGAGGGACCAGGATGGCAATCCTGCTGGAGAGGGCACTGTGACCGGAGAGGCTCATAATG GCTGGATTGATGTCACCTGGGATGCCGGTGGCTCAAACTCATATCGTATGGGTGCCGAAGGGAAGTTTGACCTCAAGCTTGCGCCAGGGTACGACCCTGAGTCAGCGCCATCACCCAAACCTGTCTCATCCACTGTTGCAGGAACGCCGCAGTCCTGGAGCAGCCTGGTGAAAAATAACTGTCCAGACAAGGGTGGCTCATCCTCCATAGCGGGGGCCAGTTCCTCTAGCCGCAAGGGTAGTAGCAGTTCGGTGTGTAGCGTGGCCAGCAGCAGTGATATAAGCCTCAGCTCCACCCGAGTGGAGCGCAGAGTCGAGAGCCTGTTGGAGCAGGGAATAGGCATCGTTGGAGGGCCCCTGGGGGCGGAGGGCCAAGAACCAATAGTTGTGCTTTCCACAGCCGAAGCAGGCTCCGCCTCCAGCACCAGCACTCTAACTGCAGACACGGGAAGTGAAAGTGGCGATCGTAAAACACCAGCACCCGATGGCACTTCAAGACAGTCGGCCGAGTCGACGGCCATCTCTATGGGAATCGTGAGTGTGAGCTCGCCGGACGTCAGCTCCGTTTCAGAGTCATCTAGCAAGGACGCTGCCTCCCAGAGGCCCTTGTGCTCCGCCACCAGTGCACGGCTCTCTGTTAGTTCACTTTTGGCAGCTGGAGCGCCTATGAGCTCCAGTGCCAGCGTCCCCAACTTGTCCTCTCGAGAGGCCAGCCTGATGGAGTCATTTGTTCGCAGAGCGCCCAACATGTCTCGCACCAACGCCACCAACAACATGAACCTGAGCCGAAGCAGCAGTGACAACAACACAAACACGCTGGGACGCAATGTAATGAGCACTGCCA CTTCTCCTCTCATGGGTGCGCAGAGCTTTCCTAACCTTACAACCACTGGTACCACCTCAACTGTTACAATGTCCACTTCCATAGTTACCAGCAGTAATAATGTAGCCACGGCAACTACAGGTTTGTCCGTCGGCCAGTTGCTCAGTAACACGCTGACGACCAGCCTGACCTCTACATCTAGTGAAAGTGACACAGGTCAGGAGGCTGAGTTTTCCCTCTATG ACTTCTTGGACAGCTGTCGGGCCAATACATTGCTTGCCGAGTTAGATGACGAGGAGGACTTGCCAGAGCcagatgacgatgatgatgagaATGAGGATGACAATCAGGAGGAACAGGAGTATGAGGAAGTTCTG GAGGAAGAGGAGTATGAAACCAAAGGGGGTCGTCGCAGGACGTGGGATGATGACTTTGTGCTGAAAAGGCAGTTTTCTGCTTTAGTACCTGCATTTGATCCTAGACCAGGCCGGACTAACGTCCAGCAAACTACTGACCTGGAAATCCCCCAACCAG GTACACCTCGCTCAGAGGTGCAGGAGGAGGTGGAGTGCACACCTTCACCCCATCTGGCTCTCATCCTGAAGGTAGCAGGTCTAGGGACAACACGAGAAGTAGAACTACCTCTCAACAACTACAAGTCCACCATTTTCTATTATGTCCAAAAGCTTCTCCAGCTCTCATGCAATGGTGCTATTAAACCCGACAAGCTTAGACGCATCTGGGAACCTACGTATAC GATAATGTACAGGGAGTTGAAGGACTCtgacaaagaaagagagagtggaAAGATG GGTTGCTGGTCTGTAGAGCATGTGGAACAGTACCTTGGCACAGATGAATTACCAAAGAATGACTTGATAACCTACATGCAGAAGAATGCAGACTCAACTTTCCTGCGCCACTGGAAATTAACCGGCTCTAATAAAAGTGTTAGGAAAAACAGAAATTGTTCGCAGCTCATAGCTGCATACAAG GACTTTTGTGAGCGTGGCTGCAGATCTTCAGGCCTGAGTTCAGGGACGTTGTCCGCCACGCAGAGTTGTGACATCCTGAGTGCTGCACGCGAGCAAGCTCAGGCCAAGGCAGGCTCAGGACAGAGTGCCTGCAGCGTAGAGGACGTACTGCAGCTCTTGCGCATCCTCTTTACCATTGGAGGAGAACCCTCATCCGGCCGCACACTACAGGAAG ATGTGGAAGAGCTGCAGTTCAATGCATCACCTGAGGAATTCACCAGCAAAAAAATTACAACCAAAATCCTGCAGCAGATTGAG GAGCCACTGGCCCTGGCTAGCGGGGCTCTCCCAGACTGGTGTGAACAGTTAACCAGCAAGTGTCCTTTCCTCATACCATTTGAAACCCGGCAGCTTTATTTTACCTGCACTGCATTCGGAGCCTCCAG GGCTATTGTCTGGCTCCAGAACCGAAGAGAAGCCACTATGGAACGTTCCCGGCCATCCACAACGGTTCGCCGTGATGATCCTGGCGAGTTTCGTGTAGGTCGGCTCAAGCATGAGCGTGTCAAGGTGCCTCGCGGAGAGAGCATGATGGAGTGGGCTGAGAGTGTGATGCAGATACATGCTGACAGAAAGTCTGTACTGGAG GTGGAGTTCCAGGGGGAGGAGGGCACTGGTCTTGGACCCACCCTGGAGTTCTATGCTCTTGTCGCTGCAGAGTTCCAGAGGACTTCCCTTGGTATCTGGCTCTGTGATGACGACTTCCCAGATGATGAGTCACGTCAA GTGGATCTGGGTGGTGGCTTGAAACCACCAGGCTATTATGTGCAACGTTCCTGCGGCCTTTTCCCTGCTCCCTTCCCTCAGGACAGTGATGAACTGGAGCGTATCACCAAGCTTTTCCTGTTTCTTGGCATCTTTCTGGCCAAATGCATCCAGGACAACCGGCTAGTGGATCTGCCCATATCCCAGCCTTTCTTCAAACTGCTCTGTATGGGCGACATCAAAAGCAACATGAGCAAGCTACTTTATCAAACTCGTGTCGAGTCGGACTGCCACTTCTCTGAAATCCAGTCCGAAGCTTCCACAGAGGAGGGTCAGGACACTTACTCAGTGGGTAGCTTTGATGAAGACTCCAAGTCTGAGTTCATCCTTGACCCACCCAAGCCCAAGCCACCAGCCTGGTATCACGGCATCTTGACCTGGGAGGACTTTGAACTGGTGAATCCTCACAGAGCACAGTTCCTGAAAGAGCTGAAGGCACTGTCTGTGAAGCGCAGACAGATCCTGGGCAATAAGAGTCTGTCAGAGGATGAGAAGAACACGCGGCTACAGGATCTCATGCTGAGGAACCCTATGGGCTCTGGCCCACCACTTAGTGTAGATGATTTAGG attaaatttCCAGTTCTGTCCATCATCCAAAGTACATGGATTTTCATCAGTAGACTTGAAGCCCAATGGAGAGGATGAG ATGGTCACCATGGAAAATGCAGAGGAGTACGTAGAGCTCATGTTTGACTTCTGCATGCACACAGGAATCCAGAAGCAAATGGAAGCCTTTAGAG AGGGCTTTAACAAGGTGTTTCCTATGGAGAAGCTCAGCTCATTTAGTCATAAAGAGGTGCAGATGATCTTGTGTGGCAACCAGTCTCCATCCTGGACCGCTGAAGACATTGTTAACTACACAGAACCTAAACTTGGCTACACACGGGACAG TCCTGGTTTCTTGCGCTTTGTGCGAGTGCTGTGTGGAATGTCCTCGGATGAGAGGAAAGCCTTCCTCCAATTCACCACAGGCTGCTCGACCCTGCCCCCTGGTGGACTGGCCAACCTCCATCCACGTCTCACAGTAGTCCGGAAG GTTGATGCAACCGATGCCAGCTACCCTTCAGTTAACACATGTGTGCACTACTTGAAGTTGCCGGAATACTCCTCCGAAGAGATCATGAGAGAGCGCCTCCTCGCTGCCACTATGGAGAAGGGCTTCCACCTCAACTGA